The genome window GGTGAGGGGATGCTTGTCTGCCTGACGTACCAGCCAGCCAGGCAGGCACTAAAGCTTATGTTGATTCAAAATGGGCCTACGCTGCGCATACGCaatttgtgtgcgtgtttaCTGCATGAATGTTTTCATAAATTGAGTTTGCTTTTTTCGACAGCTTCGTTTCGAGGGTTGTGATGGTTGTTGTATCTTCTCCCCTTCTGCGTATGAAACGCACACTACCTGTCATTTTTCATTGCTATGCGACTTTTGTATCTGTATATCTTTGTATCTctgcatttgtatctgtatctgcttTTTTGTATCTCTGCCTGTTGAAGACTCGAAAGCCAACTCATTTCAATAAGGGAATTATGAGGTATTAGGCACACATTGCAAGACGGAAAATGCCCTATTATAATCGAGAATGGGATGAATGAGGGCGGTGGGGGGAAAACTCATTATTATGCGAGGTAACATTTGTGCGCTTGAAGGCAGCTTACGCAATTGATTAGccttatatatatttatattgtgcTCATTGTAAGGCGCTTTGAGAATGGCATTTGCTGTTGGAACGTGAAGCAAAAGAATTTCATGAATTTTGTTCAACAAAATCGAATCGAAAAAccgaataaaagaaaaaaaacacactcagttaatttatgtgcacaagttcaaactaaataaaaataaataaataaatacatgtatGCATCATCCACATGCAATTATGTATGCATGCACCTATGTATCTTTgctgtttcagtttctgtgtttctgtttctgtttatGCCACGGCAGTGTCTTCTGTGCTGTGCCCGGTAGCCTGGTACCTTGACAATGCACTTGAGTCAAGTTGCTTCCTCTGCTTGGGCGCGGCCAGGTCGTCGAGACGCTTTGCTGCCAATGCAGAGGCTGCCAAAATTGCATAgcaagtgagtgagtgtgaatgtgatAGAGCGTGAGCGAGTGgggagtggagagtggagaggggGGAGGCAGATTGCAAGGGTATTGGGGCAGACGCCAAAGCATGATATGAACACCGTGTAGCAGCTGTAGAAGCCAATGCGctgcttgtttgtttatttataacattttgtttgctactcgttgccgtttgccgttttgccgtttgctgttttgctgtttgccgcTTGCGCCGTCTCGGCGTTTCCTGATTATGATACCAAGCAccgagcagcaacaaaaaagcatTGAGGCATATTGGCTTTATCATCAAATATGCAACATTCCCCCAAGTGGCATTAACATGTCCAACTGTCAGTCAACTTTTGTGGCAGCCATGCCATTAACTGATTTcttcattcacacacacacacacatagttgAATGTGTCATGCCGAATGTGAGTATGTGTCACACCGAATCTATGCGCTAAAAGGAATGCATGTCCAAAGGTgacaaattaatcaaattcatatagcatacattaaaaatattaaaattaaataaattactcaaatttattttaaatttaaaaatgttttgaaaaaccaaaaaaaaacaattaatactATCGCtcagcatttgttttttggtttgagatattcatatttaataagcGGCATATAAATGATTCATGCAGCATTCATGCTAAATTATACAAATGAGCTGAATGTGCCAAATGATTTATGCTTTCTACGCTCTCAATAGACAAATGTGGAATGTTATTTTGTGAATTGCGAATACCCAAGGATGCTCAAATAAGAACTTTTGTCAATGTACTTTAAGctaaaatcttaaataaagatgtcaaaatttaataaagaagGATTATTGTTAAGTCAAGATGAAAATTCTTTGAAAAGTATAGATtgcaaaatcttaaatcaagataaAACGTTCTAAAGTTtagattatttaaaaaaaaaaaaatgatgtgcatttttttttatatttattataatagtCCGTTTTATACACTTATTTCcaagatttatttatgttgtcTAATAATATTAGTTTCAACTATGACgtatactattttttttttttttaaccaaaTCTCTACTTGCTGagctaacagcaacaacaacagaaattgGATTCCAATTTTAAAGAATGGGaattttaagaaacaaaaataaaattcttgatTTTAAGATCTTTTTGATCTTGAAAGAACATTCTTTAATCTGAAATCGATGATTGAAGaacaaaattatgttttatgaATTTTCCAATCTAAACATTTTGGTTTTAAGATCCTGAAGTTCTCAATAAGAGTTTATTCAATGTGCAATCTACTTTTCAACCTGAGTTCTCTGATTGttgattttgtaatttgaatacaaattaatgaaaagtaTTGAGAGGAATGCTAAGCAATTGTAGGGTATTCAATTGTCATTGCTTGAAGTACTTCCTTattgtgctgctgttgtgttttcGTATTCATTTTCATGCTGGGGTTGTCATGAATGATAAGCACAAGTACTTCAAAGTAGCAACCGGCTGCTGACTGTTCCTTTCCACCATcacaattgctgttgttgttgtcgatggtattgttgttgttgctgttgctaccgCCGGCGCTGTCAGAGGCATTGTGAGTCTGTGTCAGATTGcttcattgtttttttgtagttaattaattttatatagttaCCGTTGCACTTTTATGGCACAACAAATGTCGGCAAGTAGCCCAGGGCGTTCATTGTTGCCGGGTTCGGGTTCGGCTTGTCGTTTTTCGTTCACGTTCACGTTGATGTtggtgtgagtgtgagtgtgtttgtgcatttcacaaaattgctttcactttgtgttttgctttatgGCATTGCTGCCGCCAAGAGCAGTTTGGTTGCCCCTTTAACGCCCAGCCCCAGCCTCAATgcttccctctctccctctctctctgatGGGTTCAGAAATTCATAGCATGTTTTCAATGTCATTCGGCTGtgaagagtgtgtgtgtgtgctgtggtGTGCTGGCTTTCCATTCTTGTGCAAGGTATTGGCATTCCCAAGCGAAAGCGATGAGAGTCCTTTAAGCGCGTTGGCTGCTTggctttgctgttgctcttttgCGCAAAAGTTTCACTGGATGATTGATCAATGTTGACAGATTTAACGAGCTGCTAAAGTGCtgcaaaacaattcaattatcGTACGAGTGTGTATGCGAggtgtgtgtgagcgagtgtgtgagtgtgctgcaGGGAAAATGGAAgaataatatttgcatatttgcatgCGAAACGTTTGGCAGCTGCAACGCATCAACTAACTCGAACTCAAACTCgaaactcaaactcaactcACACATTATTCAACCCATCATTGTCATCGATACTTTTCGCCATTTTTCGCTGCTTTTCCGAGTATTCGCTGAGTAAGCGCAATTATT of Drosophila nasuta strain 15112-1781.00 chromosome 3, ASM2355853v1, whole genome shotgun sequence contains these proteins:
- the LOC132788139 gene encoding uncharacterized protein LOC132788139 produces the protein MHKHTHTHTNINVNVNEKRQAEPEPGNNERPGLLADICCAIKVQRAGGSNSNNNNTIDNNNSNCDGGKEQSAAGCYFEVLVLIIHDNPSMKMNTKTQQQHNKEVLQAMTIEYPTIA